In Clostridium sp. JN-1, one genomic interval encodes:
- a CDS encoding MazG-like family protein — MKKDDLNIMNSIKVIEELKADLLCIIGDLFKLLTKGSNVAHQAILDCISGGIIIFYLLADRLGYSHAVVDDNVLKKLKVGIIEKDKIEKDGRSLSKLYNHLKQKE; from the coding sequence ATGAAAAAAGATGATCTTAACATAATGAACAGCATAAAAGTTATAGAAGAATTAAAAGCAGATCTCCTATGCATAATTGGTGATTTATTTAAATTATTAACAAAAGGAAGTAATGTGGCACATCAAGCTATATTGGACTGTATATCTGGAGGAATAATAATTTTTTATTTACTTGCAGATAGACTTGGATATTCTCATGCTGTAGTTGATGATAATGTTCTTAAAAAACTCAAAGTGGGTATAATAGAAAAAGACAAAATAGAGAAAGATGGAAGAAGCTTAAGTAAATTATATAATCATTTGAAACAAAAGGAATAA